One Vigna unguiculata cultivar IT97K-499-35 chromosome 11, ASM411807v1, whole genome shotgun sequence DNA window includes the following coding sequences:
- the LOC114170049 gene encoding protein translation factor SUI1 homolog: MSELDAQIPTAFDPFAEANADDSGAGSKEYVHIRVQQRNGRKSLTTVQGLKKEFSYNKILKDVKKEFCCNGTVVQDPELGQVIQLQGDQRKNVSTFLVQAGIVKKEHIKIHGF, translated from the exons ATGTCTGAATTAGACGCTCAAATTCCCACTGCCTTCG ATCCTTTTGCTGAGGCAAATGCTGATGACTCGGGTGCTGGTTCAAAGGAGTATGTGCATATTCGCGTACAGCAGCGAAATGGTAGGAAAAGCCTGACAACTGTTCAGGGATTGAAAAAAGAATTCAGCTATAACAAGATACTTAAAGACGTTAAGAAAGAGTTCTGTTGCAATGGCACCGTTGTTCAGGACCCAGAACTAGGACAG GTTATTCAACTTCAAGGTGATCAGCGGAAGAATGTTTCAACCTTTCTAGTCCAG GCCGGTATCGTGAAGAAGGAGCATATCAAGATTCATGGTTTCTGA